A portion of the Cydia strobilella chromosome 5, ilCydStro3.1, whole genome shotgun sequence genome contains these proteins:
- the LOC134741397 gene encoding uncharacterized protein LOC134741397 isoform X2 translates to MGLLANMGHLKDKDHHVHMDHLKDKDHHVDMDHLTYMNPLMDESRHVDTDHLICVDPLGVKDLLVGIHHLANADHLAGIHHLQVDTDHHLLHHHLPATVISMTAVDLIPLKIVLYPLIMMKIHKTSKT, encoded by the coding sequence ATGGGCCTCCTAGCGAATATGGGCCACCTGAAAGACAAGGACCACCACGTGCACATGGACCACCTGAAAGACAAGGACCACCACGTGGACATGGACCACCTGACATACATGAACCCCCTGATGGACGAGAGCCGCCACGTGGACACGGACCACCTAATATGCGTGGACCCTTTGGGAGTCAAGGACCTCCTGGTGGGCATCCACCACCTGGCGAACGCGGACCACCTGGCGGGAATACACCACCTTCAGGTGGACACGGACCACCACCTCCTCCACCACCACCTCCCGGCTACCGTGATCAGCATGACAGCCGTGGATCTTATTCCCCTGAAGATAGTTCTATATCCTCTAATAATGATGAAAATTCACAAGACATCAAAGACATAA
- the LOC134741397 gene encoding uncharacterized protein LOC134741397 isoform X1, which translates to MCHTSIIYRNIIMITTSPLRYPHHHVIGKNITIPTKDLLHRRRHTMEGIPDIQMILINLTIDLLRLHLIMVLRLHLIMVLHLRHTMNLHLHRRLHTMKGNPDILMSSVHLTIDLLRLHLIMVLHLRHTMDPHLHRTMVHHLHRTMGLRLHLTMVHHLHRPMNHRLDRTMGLRLHHTMDLHHRPTMVHHLMTENLRLRSLITIITLTMATKPIDNLMVMVHLMTLMTLHPKIVGLHRMAKYHLVQTGNLVDMGPMVITRCNLVLHLVFHPPRILKMNRFFKTLNSFSEKGFIILHRMI; encoded by the coding sequence ATGTGTCATACATCTATTATATACCGGAATATAATAATGATTACTACAAGCCCCCTCCGCTACCCCCACCACCACGTCATTGGGAAGAATATTACTATCCCTACAAAAGACCTcctccaccgccgccgccacaCGATGGAAGGCATCCCCGACATCCAGATGATTTTGATCAACCTCACCATAGACCTCCTCCGCCTCCACCTCATCATGGTCCTCCGCCTCCACCTGATCATGGTCCTCCACCTCCGCCACACCATGAACCTCCACCTCCACCGCCGCCTCCACACGATGAAAGGCAACCCCGACATCCTGATGAGTTCGGTCCACCTCACCATAGACCTCCTCCGCCTCCACCTCATCATGGTCCTCCACCTCCGCCACACCATGGACCCCCACCTCCACCGCACCATGGTCCACCACCTCCACCGCACCATGGGCCTCCGCCTCCACCTCACTATGGTCCACCACCTCCACCGCCCTATGAACCACCGCCTAGATCGCACGATGGGCCTCCGCCTCCACCACACCATGGACCTCCACCACCGCCCAACTATGGTGCACCATCTGATGACCGAAAACCTCCGCCTCCGCAGTCTTATAACAATTATAACTCTGACTATGGCAACGAAGCCTATCGACAACCTTATGGTCATGGTCCACCTCATGACACTCATGACCCTGCACCCCAAAATCGTGGGCCTCCACCGAATGGCCAAGTACCACCTAGTGCAAACGGGCAACCTGGTGGACATGGGCCCCATGGTAATAACGAGATGCAACCTAGTATTACACCTAGTTTTTCATCCGCCCAGAATACTGAAAATGAACAGATTCTTCAAAACCTTAAACTCATTTTCAGAGAAGGGTTTTATAATACTGCACCGAATGATCTGA